From the Syntrophomonadaceae bacterium genome, one window contains:
- a CDS encoding NAD(P)-binding domain-containing protein: MLTIGFFGFGRMGQALASRLSRHYEVLAYDQEENKTLEVQLYGASRTIDLSALCAAKVIILALPPAAIPEAVNDIGPFLKPGHILVNIATTFSTKELALLIKDKCHVAAAKIVGHAAEIMAGETPVVVVWADNEIVSKKVSEIFNGPGTVVFDREEVVRDINVLAAREAIYAVLRIREQMAMLGISENYLSPAIRGVAAGTMKAFLTGDIGPFAKQIVEDFLAEKRN, from the coding sequence ATGCTTACCATCGGTTTTTTTGGCTTTGGCCGTATGGGACAGGCTTTGGCCAGCAGATTATCTCGACATTATGAAGTACTGGCATATGATCAAGAAGAAAATAAAACTTTAGAGGTCCAACTTTACGGTGCGTCGCGAACAATTGATTTAAGTGCCTTATGCGCTGCCAAGGTAATAATTCTGGCGTTACCTCCTGCTGCCATACCAGAGGCCGTAAATGATATTGGCCCATTCCTGAAACCAGGGCATATCCTTGTTAACATCGCCACTACCTTTTCTACCAAAGAGCTAGCCTTGCTGATTAAAGATAAATGCCATGTTGCAGCAGCTAAGATTGTTGGGCATGCGGCAGAGATAATGGCTGGGGAAACACCTGTGGTAGTGGTTTGGGCTGATAATGAAATTGTAAGCAAAAAGGTGTCAGAAATTTTTAATGGACCAGGTACGGTTGTGTTTGACCGGGAGGAAGTAGTCAGGGATATTAATGTCTTGGCTGCCAGGGAAGCGATTTACGCTGTACTCAGAATTAGGGAGCAAATGGCTATGCTGGGAATTAGCGAAAATTATCTGTCTCCTGCAATCCGTGGAGTAGCGGCAGGTACTATGAAGGCTTTTTTGACGGGCGATATCGGTCCCTTTGCCAAACAGATCGTGGAAGATTTTTTGGCGGAAAAGAGGAATTAA
- a CDS encoding small, acid-soluble spore protein, alpha/beta type — MPGDVIEKRRNKPKRDKTNDPIEKLKWEIANEIGLGEKLEKVGWGGLSSAETGRVGGIMTKRLREEGYLPL, encoded by the coding sequence GTGCCCGGCGATGTAATCGAAAAAAGGCGGAACAAACCAAAAAGGGACAAGACAAATGATCCTATCGAAAAATTAAAATGGGAAATAGCCAACGAAATTGGGTTAGGTGAAAAACTTGAAAAAGTAGGTTGGGGCGGCTTGAGTTCTGCTGAAACTGGCCGCGTTGGCGGAATAATGACCAAGCGACTGCGGGAGGAGGGATATCTCCCGCTGTAA
- a CDS encoding DNA polymerase III subunit alpha: protein MKQFVHLHVHTEFSLLDGACRIEDLAKAAASQNSPAIAITDHGVMYGAIEHYKHVEKNGIKPIIGCEVYVARRTRHDRSPQLDESSSHLVLLAQDERGYRNLLELVSLASLEGFYYKPRVDRELLSRYSKGLIGLSGCLAGEIPETLLEGSQEKAYRLTGEYLDIFDRGNFFLELQDHQIPEQKKVNKALVDLARQMGIPLVATNDVHYISREQAQVHDVLLCIQTGKTLQDSNRLRFPSEEFYLKSRDEMLNLFGEIPEALDNTLVIAEKCNLKLGFGQLHLPNYRLPDGYHEAFDYLQNLCYRGLQERYQKPSPAAKNRLDFELQVIRQMGYEGYFLIVWDLINYARMQNIPVGPGRGSAAGSLVAYTLGITNIDPLQYGLLFERFLNPERVTMPDIDSDFCFERRSEIIDYVTQKYGSAHVAQIITFGTMAAKAAVRDVGRVLNMPLPDVDKVAKLIPNELGISIQRALEISPELRQAFESSQTINHLLGLAKEVEGSPRHASTHAAGVVISKEPLTYYLPLQKTSEGGVATQFTMQTVEDIGLLKMDILGLRTLTVIGDTLKLIRQSKMVQVDMERVPLNDGSVYEMLSKGDSIGVFQLESAGMRSILKNLQPQRFEDLIALVALYRPGPLGSGMVEDFIQRKHGVNKITYLHPVLEPILEETYGVILYQEQVMRIASDLAGFSLGQADLLRRAMGKKKPEIIMAQRDNFIKGAVAKGVLAQVAGNIFDLMEHFAGYGFNKSHSAAYAMVAYQTAYLKAHYPVEFFAALLTSVMDHPDKVQVHIEECRRMGIEVLPPDVNESLTNFTVVGDKIRFGLAAVKNVGRGAINSIIEAREQKGRFRSLEDFCQGVDLHVVNKRVIESLVKSGAFMSTGYNRAQLLAVIEICLASGQKAQEDRAKGQLSLFDLFSKVEAAQNISVPAIPEYKLGEVLAMEKELLGFYVSGHPINQYSAILELITDCKLEEISRYQEGAAVRVGGVVTHARRHVTKKGDLMAYLTLEDTSGNLEILVFPKTFHHFAHLLVEDRLLVIAGRVNVQEDTWRIVAEDIQVLPDISSMELIICLDPYRTSREELEAIKNILLRHRGNTGVKLHFAHTSKTIELGVSYQVALSRGLIASITAISGEGTVKVSSTPGKLSTVAEK, encoded by the coding sequence ATGAAGCAATTTGTGCACCTTCATGTACATACAGAATTCAGCCTGCTTGACGGGGCGTGCAGGATTGAAGATTTAGCCAAGGCGGCAGCATCCCAAAATTCGCCTGCTATTGCAATTACTGATCATGGAGTAATGTACGGCGCCATTGAACACTACAAGCATGTCGAAAAGAATGGTATAAAACCTATTATCGGCTGTGAAGTCTATGTTGCCCGGCGAACTAGACATGATCGAAGTCCCCAGTTGGACGAGTCGTCCAGCCACCTGGTTTTATTGGCCCAGGATGAAAGAGGGTACAGGAACTTATTGGAATTAGTGTCCTTGGCATCCCTGGAGGGCTTCTATTATAAGCCAAGGGTGGACCGGGAGCTTTTATCCCGGTATAGCAAGGGTTTGATCGGTTTGTCCGGCTGCCTGGCAGGTGAAATCCCTGAAACCTTGTTGGAGGGAAGCCAGGAAAAAGCTTATCGACTTACAGGAGAGTACCTGGATATTTTTGATCGAGGAAATTTTTTTCTCGAATTGCAGGACCATCAGATTCCGGAACAGAAAAAAGTCAACAAGGCCCTTGTTGACTTGGCCCGTCAAATGGGAATCCCGCTAGTTGCAACTAATGATGTGCATTACATATCCCGGGAGCAGGCCCAAGTGCATGATGTTTTGCTTTGCATCCAGACTGGAAAAACCTTGCAAGACAGCAATCGACTGCGCTTCCCTTCCGAAGAATTTTATTTAAAATCAAGAGATGAAATGCTTAATTTATTTGGGGAAATACCAGAAGCACTGGACAATACCCTGGTGATTGCTGAGAAATGCAATCTTAAGCTAGGGTTTGGTCAACTTCATTTGCCCAATTACCGGCTGCCGGATGGATACCACGAAGCATTTGATTACTTGCAGAACTTATGTTATCGCGGTTTGCAGGAACGCTATCAAAAACCCAGTCCAGCAGCAAAAAACAGGCTGGATTTTGAATTGCAGGTTATCCGGCAGATGGGATATGAAGGATATTTTCTGATTGTGTGGGATCTGATCAATTATGCTCGAATGCAAAACATTCCTGTGGGGCCCGGCCGGGGTTCAGCGGCAGGGAGCCTGGTAGCCTATACCCTGGGCATCACTAACATCGATCCACTGCAGTACGGATTGCTATTTGAACGCTTTCTTAATCCTGAGCGAGTAACCATGCCCGATATCGACAGTGATTTTTGTTTCGAAAGAAGATCAGAAATTATTGACTATGTTACCCAAAAATACGGGAGCGCTCATGTTGCCCAGATAATCACATTTGGTACCATGGCAGCAAAGGCTGCGGTGAGGGACGTTGGCAGGGTTTTAAATATGCCCCTGCCCGATGTTGATAAGGTTGCCAAACTAATCCCTAACGAATTAGGCATATCTATTCAGCGGGCTTTGGAGATTAGCCCGGAGTTAAGACAGGCTTTTGAAAGCAGCCAGACAATAAACCACCTGCTGGGATTGGCCAAAGAAGTGGAGGGCAGTCCCAGGCATGCGTCTACCCATGCTGCGGGAGTTGTTATTTCGAAAGAGCCGTTAACTTACTACCTGCCTTTGCAAAAAACGTCCGAAGGCGGAGTTGCTACCCAGTTCACGATGCAGACCGTAGAAGACATCGGGTTATTGAAAATGGATATTTTAGGCTTAAGGACTCTCACGGTTATTGGCGATACATTAAAGCTGATCAGACAATCAAAAATGGTTCAAGTGGACATGGAACGGGTCCCCTTAAACGATGGGTCAGTATATGAAATGTTAAGCAAAGGCGACAGTATTGGGGTATTCCAACTTGAAAGCGCGGGTATGCGCAGTATTTTGAAAAACTTGCAGCCCCAGCGGTTTGAAGATTTAATTGCACTGGTTGCCCTCTATCGCCCTGGTCCTTTGGGAAGTGGAATGGTAGAAGACTTTATCCAAAGGAAGCATGGGGTTAACAAGATTACCTATTTACACCCAGTCCTGGAGCCAATACTGGAAGAAACCTATGGTGTTATTCTCTATCAGGAACAGGTCATGCGAATAGCCAGCGACCTGGCTGGTTTTTCTCTGGGACAAGCCGATCTTTTGCGTCGGGCTATGGGTAAGAAAAAGCCTGAAATAATTATGGCCCAAAGGGACAACTTTATTAAAGGGGCGGTGGCAAAAGGGGTTCTGGCCCAAGTTGCAGGAAACATTTTTGACTTAATGGAACATTTTGCCGGTTACGGTTTTAATAAGTCTCATTCGGCCGCATACGCTATGGTAGCTTATCAGACAGCCTATTTAAAGGCTCATTATCCGGTCGAGTTTTTTGCAGCCTTGTTGACTAGTGTAATGGATCATCCTGATAAAGTGCAGGTTCATATTGAAGAATGCCGGAGGATGGGCATTGAGGTTTTACCCCCAGATGTGAATGAGAGTTTGACCAATTTTACCGTAGTTGGCGACAAAATCCGTTTTGGATTAGCAGCGGTAAAAAATGTTGGCAGGGGCGCGATCAATTCTATTATTGAAGCAAGGGAGCAGAAAGGGCGTTTTCGCTCCCTGGAGGATTTTTGTCAAGGAGTAGATCTGCATGTGGTTAACAAGCGGGTAATAGAAAGCCTTGTCAAAAGCGGTGCGTTTATGTCAACTGGTTATAATAGGGCACAGCTTTTAGCTGTAATTGAAATTTGTTTGGCTAGTGGGCAAAAAGCTCAGGAGGACCGGGCCAAAGGGCAGCTATCTCTATTTGACCTGTTTTCTAAGGTGGAAGCGGCCCAAAATATCAGTGTCCCGGCAATCCCGGAATATAAACTAGGTGAAGTGCTGGCAATGGAAAAGGAATTGCTTGGCTTTTATGTGAGCGGTCACCCCATCAACCAATATTCCGCAATACTGGAGCTGATTACTGATTGCAAGCTGGAGGAAATCAGCCGTTATCAGGAAGGAGCGGCAGTTAGAGTTGGTGGAGTTGTAACCCATGCCAGGCGGCATGTGACCAAAAAGGGTGATCTGATGGCATATTTAACTCTGGAGGACACCAGCGGAAACTTGGAAATCCTGGTCTTTCCAAAAACATTTCATCATTTTGCTCATCTTTTGGTTGAGGACAGATTGCTGGTCATTGCCGGACGAGTTAATGTTCAGGAGGATACGTGGAGAATTGTGGCGGAAGATATTCAGGTTTTGCCGGATATAAGCAGTATGGAGTTAATAATTTGTCTTGATCCTTATCGGACCAGCCGAGAAGAGCTAGAAGCGATAAAAAATATTCTTTTGCGGCATCGTGGAAACACAGGAGTTAAACTTCATTTTGCCCATACCAGCAAGACCATCGAGTTAGGCGTCTCCTATCAAGTCGCCCTGTCAAGGGGCTTGATTGCAAGTATAACTGCTATTAGTGGTGAGGGAACTGTAAAAGTAAGTTCCACACCAGGAAAATTATCTACTGTTGCAGAAAAATGA
- the coaD gene encoding pantetheine-phosphate adenylyltransferase: protein MRIAVYPGTFDPVTNGHLDILARATKLFDLIILAVAEDSYKNTLFDIEERVGFLADATRDISNIKIEKFNGLLIDFVHKSGACAIVRGLRAISDFEYEFQLSMMNKKLSENVETVFLMTCSEYAFLSSSIIKQVAVLGGCIRGLVPENVERSLTLKYAESRKF from the coding sequence TTGCGTATAGCTGTTTATCCTGGGACATTTGATCCGGTTACAAATGGTCATTTAGATATTTTAGCGCGGGCGACCAAACTATTTGATCTGATAATTCTGGCTGTTGCAGAAGATAGTTACAAAAACACCTTATTTGATATTGAGGAGAGAGTCGGTTTTCTTGCTGATGCAACCAGGGATATTTCCAACATTAAAATTGAAAAGTTTAACGGTCTGTTAATAGATTTTGTGCATAAGTCAGGTGCCTGTGCCATTGTGCGGGGTCTCAGAGCAATTTCGGATTTTGAATACGAGTTCCAATTGTCAATGATGAACAAGAAGCTTTCGGAAAATGTAGAAACTGTATTTTTAATGACTTGTAGTGAATACGCCTTCCTTAGTTCCAGCATAATTAAACAAGTAGCTGTTTTAGGCGGTTGTATCCGCGGACTAGTGCCGGAAAATGTGGAAAGGTCTTTGACACTAAAGTATGCCGAGTCGAGAAAGTTTTAA
- the mtrB gene encoding trp RNA-binding attenuation protein MtrB, translated as MQENPVYGEYLVLKALENGVTIIGLTRGKDTKFHHSEKLDKGEVMIFQFTEHTSAMKIRGRAQIFSKHGVLESGE; from the coding sequence GTGCAGGAAAATCCTGTTTATGGGGAGTATTTAGTGCTGAAGGCCCTGGAAAATGGAGTGACCATTATTGGACTGACAAGAGGAAAGGATACCAAGTTTCATCATTCGGAAAAATTGGACAAAGGGGAAGTTATGATTTTTCAGTTTACTGAGCACACTTCTGCCATGAAAATCAGAGGGCGTGCCCAGATATTTTCTAAACATGGGGTGCTGGAATCGGGTGAGTAA
- a CDS encoding glutamate decarboxylase: MWTVVYIAPNKSIAETLKRVLSNEGLLVMLRAASSLSVRELGAFEILVPESEAEEAHEILSGALAN, encoded by the coding sequence ATGTGGACTGTTGTCTATATAGCTCCAAATAAGTCGATTGCCGAGACTTTAAAAAGGGTACTGAGCAACGAGGGTTTGCTGGTTATGCTGCGAGCTGCGAGTTCTCTTTCCGTTAGGGAATTGGGGGCTTTTGAAATACTGGTTCCGGAATCTGAGGCAGAAGAGGCCCACGAAATCCTTTCCGGAGCATTAGCAAATTAG
- the pfkA gene encoding 6-phosphofructokinase: MPRLGVLTSGGDAPGMNAAIRAVVRMSIYRGWEPVGINRGFAGLIEGDFRPLSLSSVGDIIHRGGTILRTARSEEFRSSEGRITALNEIKKAALEGLVVIGGDGSFRGALELHRTGVIVVGVPGTIDNDIPGTDYTIGFDTAVNTVLDAINKIRDTATSHERIFIIEVMGRHAGNIALVAGIAGGAESILIPEVTPDFEDVVAKIERGRARGKLHNIILVAEGAGSALEVSKYIENKLKVETRISILGHIQRGGNPSGFDRMLASCMGARAVELILDGVSGKMVAIKAKDIISLDMEEALNTERKIDMNLYRLAGILAI, from the coding sequence GTGCCAAGATTAGGGGTGTTAACAAGCGGGGGAGATGCTCCCGGAATGAATGCTGCGATTAGAGCCGTAGTTCGGATGAGTATTTACCGGGGATGGGAGCCTGTTGGTATTAACCGTGGTTTTGCTGGTCTCATCGAAGGGGATTTCCGTCCCCTCTCTTTAAGCAGTGTTGGAGACATTATTCACCGGGGAGGGACGATTCTTAGAACAGCCAGGTCCGAGGAATTTAGAAGTTCTGAGGGACGAATAACTGCCCTGAATGAAATAAAAAAGGCTGCTTTGGAGGGTTTGGTGGTAATAGGGGGGGATGGCTCTTTCCGGGGGGCATTGGAACTGCATAGAACTGGAGTAATAGTAGTAGGGGTTCCTGGCACCATAGATAATGATATTCCAGGAACTGATTATACCATAGGTTTCGATACTGCTGTAAACACAGTGTTGGATGCAATTAATAAAATCCGGGATACTGCTACATCTCATGAGCGGATTTTCATCATTGAAGTGATGGGCAGACATGCCGGAAATATTGCCTTAGTTGCAGGGATAGCAGGTGGCGCCGAATCTATTTTGATCCCCGAGGTGACACCTGATTTTGAGGATGTGGTTGCGAAAATAGAAAGAGGCAGAGCCCGCGGCAAGCTGCACAATATCATTTTGGTGGCTGAAGGGGCTGGAAGCGCCTTGGAAGTAAGCAAATATATCGAAAACAAATTGAAGGTGGAAACCAGAATATCTATTTTAGGCCATATTCAAAGGGGCGGAAATCCTTCGGGCTTTGACCGGATGTTGGCAAGCTGTATGGGAGCCAGGGCTGTGGAACTAATCCTGGATGGCGTAAGCGGAAAAATGGTTGCCATAAAAGCGAAGGACATCATAAGTCTTGATATGGAAGAGGCCCTAAATACGGAAAGGAAAATTGATATGAACTTATACCGCCTGGCAGGTATCCTGGCAATTTAA
- the pyk gene encoding pyruvate kinase, whose protein sequence is MRRTKIIGTIGPASETVPILLDLFRAGVNVARLNFSHGSHEEHGARIKAIRQAMMLANSTVAIMLDTKGPEIRIGLMKDGKAFLREGSELVLTVEDVLGDESRISVSYKDLPEEVAPGDTILIDDGLISLEVKSVAGSDVRCAVLNGGEISNRKGVNLPGKEVKLPSVTDKDIADIHFGIRQRVDFIAASFIRTASDVLAIRRILEEQGTDIHIIAKIENQAGVNNIDEIIRVSDGIMVARGDLGVEIPAEEVPLVQKTIIEKCNRAGKIVITATQMLDSMIRNPRPTRAEASDIANAILDGTDAIMLSGETAAGKYPVESVKTMARIATRTEQALEYAELLRNRMTTPQKTVTDAISHAAVTIASELKVAAIITPTASGSTSRTVSKYRPMAPIIAATPREEVLRKLCAVWGVQPVLVNRLSGTDEMINAAVNAALEKGYIKSGELAVITAGVPAGIPGTTNLIKVHVVGEVLARGMGIGQRSAVGVIRIARTAVEANTKIRPGDILVTSSTDKDFVPAMEKAAAVITEVGGLTSHAAIVGLNMGIPVVVGVDGATSRLDDGIMVTVDGYRGLIYKGETKVM, encoded by the coding sequence TTGAGAAGAACCAAGATAATAGGCACAATTGGGCCTGCTTCAGAAACTGTACCCATCTTACTAGACTTATTTCGAGCCGGAGTTAATGTGGCAAGGCTCAACTTTTCTCATGGTAGCCACGAAGAGCATGGGGCCAGAATAAAAGCTATCCGGCAAGCGATGATGCTTGCGAATAGCACCGTGGCTATTATGCTCGATACCAAAGGCCCTGAAATTAGGATCGGGCTCATGAAAGATGGCAAAGCATTCCTTCGTGAAGGATCGGAATTGGTGTTAACAGTTGAGGATGTTTTGGGCGATGAATCCCGGATCTCGGTGAGTTATAAGGATTTGCCTGAGGAAGTAGCGCCCGGGGATACCATTTTGATTGATGACGGCTTGATCAGCCTGGAGGTTAAATCAGTAGCAGGGTCAGATGTTCGCTGTGCGGTGTTAAATGGAGGGGAGATATCCAACCGTAAAGGTGTTAATCTGCCGGGAAAAGAGGTTAAACTACCCTCTGTCACGGATAAAGATATTGCTGATATTCATTTTGGCATCAGGCAGCGAGTGGACTTTATCGCAGCCTCTTTTATCAGAACAGCCTCGGATGTGCTCGCTATCCGGCGAATACTAGAAGAGCAAGGGACAGATATCCATATTATAGCAAAAATTGAGAACCAGGCCGGGGTAAATAATATCGATGAAATAATTCGGGTTTCGGATGGCATTATGGTGGCAAGAGGAGATTTGGGTGTTGAGATTCCAGCCGAGGAGGTACCTCTTGTTCAAAAAACCATTATTGAAAAATGTAACCGGGCAGGGAAAATAGTTATTACTGCTACCCAAATGCTTGATTCGATGATTAGAAACCCTCGCCCAACCAGGGCTGAAGCCAGCGATATAGCCAATGCAATTCTTGATGGTACTGACGCAATTATGTTGTCAGGGGAGACTGCTGCTGGAAAATATCCCGTTGAGTCTGTCAAGACGATGGCCCGAATTGCCACCCGAACAGAGCAGGCCTTGGAATATGCCGAACTCCTGCGAAACCGGATGACAACGCCCCAAAAAACGGTTACTGATGCCATCAGTCATGCAGCAGTTACTATTGCCAGTGAACTAAAGGTAGCTGCCATTATTACTCCTACGGCTTCAGGGTCTACATCCCGGACTGTTTCCAAATACAGACCAATGGCGCCTATTATTGCTGCAACCCCGCGAGAGGAAGTATTGCGCAAGCTGTGTGCCGTTTGGGGTGTGCAGCCCGTACTGGTTAACCGCTTATCTGGGACCGACGAAATGATCAATGCGGCTGTCAATGCTGCTTTGGAAAAAGGCTATATTAAGTCCGGCGAGTTGGCAGTAATTACCGCCGGTGTTCCGGCAGGTATTCCGGGCACTACAAACCTGATAAAAGTTCACGTTGTTGGCGAGGTTCTTGCTAGAGGTATGGGCATCGGACAGCGTAGCGCTGTTGGGGTCATTAGAATTGCCCGGACAGCGGTTGAAGCAAACACAAAGATCCGTCCGGGTGATATTTTAGTAACCTCCAGTACAGACAAGGACTTTGTTCCAGCAATGGAAAAAGCGGCTGCAGTTATTACTGAGGTAGGCGGACTGACATCTCATGCTGCCATAGTAGGGCTTAATATGGGCATTCCGGTGGTGGTGGGAGTTGACGGGGCAACCTCCAGGTTGGATGACGGTATAATGGTGACGGTGGACGGGTATCGAGGCCTGATTTATAAGGGTGAAACCAAGGTGATGTAA
- a CDS encoding oxaloacetate decarboxylase subunit alpha gives MQGNYTPKPVKITDTTLRDGHQSLLATRMRIEHMLPILHKIDAIGYYSLEVWGGATFDTCLRFLGEDPWERLRTLKKHLKTPLQMLLRGQNLVGYKHFADDVVEEFVKKSVINGIDIIRIFDALNDVRSMKKAVEVAKEAGAHVQGTVSYTISPVHTFEHHAAVAKTLEDFGADSICIKDMAGLITPFDAFELISLLKSRLSIPVQLHCHYTSGMASMAYLKAVEAGVDAIDTAISPLSLGTSQPATETMVAALKNTPYDTGLDLIKLSEIAEYFREVRKHYAEFDVTANTVDANVLMYQIPGGMISNFISQLAQQNALDKLNQVLEEVPRVRKDFGYPPLVTPSSQIVGTQAVLNVIGGGRYKMVTNEVKAYMKGLYGQPPAPVNEEVRKKIIGKEEPITCRPADLLEPQLEKARAEIGDQIEKEEDVLTYIMFPQVAKKFFEDRANSKVSALNA, from the coding sequence GTGCAGGGTAACTATACGCCAAAGCCAGTCAAAATAACCGACACTACTTTGCGAGACGGCCATCAGTCCTTGTTGGCAACCAGAATGCGGATTGAACATATGCTCCCGATACTCCACAAGATTGATGCAATTGGCTATTATTCTCTGGAAGTATGGGGCGGAGCAACTTTCGACACCTGCTTGCGTTTCTTGGGGGAAGACCCGTGGGAACGTTTGCGGACCTTGAAAAAACACCTGAAAACACCACTGCAAATGCTGCTAAGGGGTCAAAATCTTGTTGGTTACAAACACTTTGCAGATGATGTTGTTGAAGAGTTTGTAAAAAAATCGGTAATTAACGGGATTGATATTATCCGCATATTTGATGCGCTAAACGATGTGCGGAGTATGAAAAAAGCTGTTGAGGTCGCCAAAGAAGCCGGAGCCCATGTGCAAGGGACGGTGTCCTATACCATTAGCCCTGTTCATACCTTTGAACACCATGCCGCCGTAGCTAAAACCCTGGAGGATTTTGGGGCGGACTCCATCTGTATTAAGGATATGGCTGGATTGATAACTCCCTTTGACGCCTTTGAACTGATTTCTTTGCTGAAATCAAGGTTAAGTATTCCAGTTCAACTGCACTGCCATTATACCAGCGGGATGGCTTCCATGGCTTACCTGAAAGCTGTTGAAGCAGGTGTGGACGCTATTGATACGGCAATATCCCCTCTCTCGTTAGGCACCTCTCAGCCTGCGACAGAAACAATGGTTGCAGCCTTAAAGAATACGCCTTATGATACGGGGCTAGATTTAATCAAGCTGTCTGAGATTGCAGAGTACTTCCGTGAAGTGCGGAAACATTATGCCGAGTTTGATGTGACAGCTAATACGGTTGATGCGAATGTGCTGATGTACCAAATCCCTGGGGGAATGATCTCAAACTTTATTTCTCAGTTGGCACAGCAAAATGCCCTGGATAAATTAAATCAAGTTTTAGAGGAAGTTCCAAGGGTTAGAAAAGACTTCGGTTATCCCCCCCTGGTAACCCCGTCCAGCCAGATTGTTGGGACCCAGGCTGTGCTGAATGTAATCGGGGGTGGCCGTTATAAGATGGTTACCAACGAAGTGAAAGCTTATATGAAAGGGTTGTATGGTCAACCTCCTGCTCCCGTGAATGAAGAAGTCCGAAAGAAGATAATTGGCAAGGAGGAGCCAATTACATGCCGTCCGGCTGATTTGCTGGAACCCCAGTTGGAAAAAGCCAGGGCGGAAATTGGTGATCAGATCGAAAAGGAAGAAGACGTATTGACTTATATCATGTTTCCGCAAGTGGCAAAAAAGTTTTTTGAAGACAGGGCTAATTCTAAAGTCAGCGCCTTAAATGCCTAA
- the minC gene encoding septum site-determining protein MinC, whose amino-acid sequence MTREAVNIKGTRNGLVILLDLEQDYNKLKMLLLNKLDSAKGFYSGARFWFKPSLPKLTNDQREELLDICISNGLVPTSGGNDRESEPLAKMAVQPDHSTGLTPEEENCPCLLIQQSLRSGQSVTYNGHVTVLGDLHAGGVITASGNILVMGSLRGVAHAGATGDSTAVIIAYRLQPSQLRIANLAARSPEYQANGPVMPEIARIINNSIVVEPYDAKSETHTKFERLA is encoded by the coding sequence ATGACCCGTGAGGCAGTAAACATTAAAGGCACCCGTAACGGCTTGGTTATTCTACTGGATTTAGAACAGGATTATAACAAGCTTAAAATGCTCTTGCTGAATAAACTAGATTCTGCTAAAGGCTTTTATTCCGGCGCGAGATTTTGGTTCAAACCTAGCCTTCCGAAGCTTACCAACGATCAGAGGGAAGAATTATTAGACATCTGCATCAGCAATGGCTTGGTTCCCACCTCTGGCGGTAATGATAGAGAATCCGAACCCCTGGCAAAAATGGCTGTTCAGCCTGATCATAGCACAGGCCTTACCCCTGAGGAAGAAAACTGCCCTTGTCTTTTGATTCAACAAAGCCTGCGTTCAGGACAGTCGGTTACTTATAATGGCCATGTTACTGTCTTAGGAGACCTGCATGCAGGGGGTGTTATCACGGCAAGCGGTAATATCCTGGTCATGGGCTCGCTGCGAGGAGTGGCCCATGCCGGTGCCACGGGTGACAGCACAGCTGTAATAATAGCCTATCGCCTTCAGCCCAGCCAGCTTCGCATAGCCAACCTGGCAGCCCGCTCCCCGGAATATCAGGCCAATGGACCGGTCATGCCGGAAATTGCACGGATCATTAATAACAGTATCGTTGTCGAGCCATATGACGCAAAAAGCGAGACCCACACCAAGTTTGAAAGACTGGCTTAA